The Desulfovibrio legallii genome window below encodes:
- a CDS encoding sigma-54-dependent Fis family transcriptional regulator: MPYQISPNGLSNPSLTVGQVLHHLARLVTEKMDRNAFFQILAKQLRVLFHYDRFCINLYDAEREFLNLFTAADGTVVESLSNTRIAQNTVAGLAITSRKPVVINDLASQGFGMAPLSLATVGLNATIALPLIINREVIGTLHVSFVRQPENVVEILNFLLELSPVLTTFLFAVLAEERAANARAAQPPDPEAGENAAGKARLESRLLETPDMARITGTARKVAKLHIPVLITGETGTGKSMLARWLHRHSPRRGHNFVKVNCPSLAPTLFESEMFGYAKGAFTGATAKRTGRIEIAQHGTLFLDEIGDLAPEMQSKLLQVLEENSFERVGEATPIGVDIRVLSATNVDLAEAMAEGRLRRDLYYRLGSVVLHMPALRERKADIPLFVDYFIKQFAAEYELRPPRLPHSVVQTLYEHAWPGNIRELRNVVSRILLHSLDAAVTDAFVREALHLWAAPQEDDQPQPAATRGNCTATPQAAAPATPSHPAPATLPTLPTLEENERAHIRRALAATGGKIAGPHGAAALLGVPRSTLQHRMRKLGLAATS, from the coding sequence ATGCCCTATCAGATCAGCCCCAACGGCCTCAGCAATCCTTCCCTTACGGTGGGGCAGGTACTGCACCATCTTGCGCGCCTGGTAACGGAAAAGATGGACCGCAACGCCTTTTTCCAGATCCTGGCCAAGCAGCTTCGTGTTTTATTTCACTACGACCGTTTCTGCATCAATCTCTATGACGCCGAGCGGGAATTTCTGAACCTCTTCACCGCCGCCGACGGCACCGTGGTGGAATCCCTCTCCAACACCCGTATTGCCCAGAACACGGTAGCCGGCCTGGCCATAACCTCCCGCAAGCCCGTGGTCATCAACGATCTGGCCTCACAGGGTTTCGGCATGGCGCCCCTTTCTCTGGCCACAGTGGGCCTCAACGCCACCATTGCCCTGCCCCTGATCATCAACCGCGAGGTCATCGGCACGCTACACGTTTCCTTTGTCCGCCAGCCGGAAAACGTGGTGGAGATTCTCAACTTTCTGCTGGAGCTGAGCCCGGTGCTGACCACCTTTCTTTTTGCCGTGCTGGCCGAAGAGCGCGCGGCCAACGCCCGCGCCGCCCAGCCCCCCGACCCCGAAGCGGGCGAAAATGCCGCCGGCAAGGCCCGCCTGGAAAGCCGCCTGCTGGAAACCCCGGACATGGCCCGCATCACGGGCACGGCGCGCAAGGTGGCCAAGCTGCACATTCCTGTGCTCATCACCGGCGAAACGGGTACGGGCAAGAGCATGCTGGCCCGCTGGCTGCACCGTCACAGTCCCCGTCGCGGGCACAACTTCGTCAAGGTCAACTGCCCTTCCTTGGCCCCCACCCTGTTTGAAAGCGAAATGTTCGGCTATGCCAAAGGAGCCTTTACCGGGGCCACGGCCAAGCGCACGGGCCGCATCGAGATAGCCCAGCACGGCACGCTCTTTCTGGACGAAATCGGCGACCTGGCTCCGGAAATGCAAAGTAAACTCCTGCAGGTGCTGGAAGAAAACTCCTTTGAGCGCGTGGGCGAGGCCACGCCCATCGGCGTGGACATCCGCGTGCTTTCGGCCACCAATGTGGATCTGGCCGAAGCCATGGCCGAGGGCAGGCTACGCCGCGACCTCTACTACCGCCTGGGCTCCGTGGTGCTGCACATGCCCGCTCTGCGGGAGCGCAAGGCCGACATCCCCTTATTTGTGGACTACTTCATCAAGCAGTTCGCTGCGGAATACGAGCTGCGCCCGCCCCGGCTGCCGCACAGCGTGGTCCAGACCCTTTACGAACACGCCTGGCCCGGCAATATCCGTGAGCTGCGCAACGTGGTCAGCCGCATTTTGCTCCACTCGCTGGACGCGGCCGTGACCGACGCCTTTGTGCGCGAGGCCCTGCACCTCTGGGCTGCCCCCCAGGAGGACGACCAGCCGCAACCCGCCGCCACTCGCGGAAATTGCACTGCCACACCGCAGGCCGCAGCGCCCGCAACGCCGTCCCATCCCGCCCCGGCCACGCTGCCCACGCTGCCCACGCTGGAGGAAAACGAACGCGCCCACATCCGCCGCGCCCTGGCCGCCACGGGCGGCAAAATCGCCGGTCCGCACGGGGCCGCCGCCCTTTTGGGCGTGCCGCGCAGCACCCTGCAACACCGCATGCGCAAACTGGGCCTGGCTGCAACCTCCTAA
- the glmS gene encoding glutamine--fructose-6-phosphate transaminase (isomerizing), which produces MCGIIGYAGHRPAVPVVVEGLRRLEYRGYDSAGVAFLRQGALDVVRATGKLAALEEKLAHEEGVTTPTCAMGHTRWATHGVPAERNAHPHRSNDGALAMVHNGIIENYLEIKADLTAKGYTFSSETDTEVLVNLIAERRKTEPDLLHAFAAALREAHGAYAVCLMCRDEPGVIYAARMSAPLIFGLGTGEHFVASDIPAFLPYTRQVIFLEDGELVRATAADYAVLKLADLRPVQHEVQTIQWDMQAAQKGGYRHFMLKEIFEQPRVITDGLTGRVSADHSAVRLAELDALPVPRRLHIVACGTSYHSGLWARHLLEPWAGVPVQVEIASEFRYRESLLLDKDDMVLVISQSGETADTLAALRRARECGATVLGLCNVVGSSIAREASAVLYTQAGPEISVASTKAMCSQMLMLALMALYWGRRQNTLPLEQCRALLRQLENLPAMLDDALPAMHATARELARKYAQARNFFYLGRGHCYPLALEGALKLKELSYIHAEGYAAGEMKHGPIALIDPAFPTFALALDDGLLPKVVSNMVEVQARQGKVIALTNPGVEPEAEDVWRIPALPAPLAGFMALPALQLFSYEMADYLGKDVDQPRNLAKSVTVE; this is translated from the coding sequence ATGTGCGGCATTATCGGCTATGCGGGCCACAGGCCCGCGGTTCCCGTAGTGGTGGAGGGTCTGCGCCGTCTGGAATACCGCGGCTATGATTCCGCCGGTGTGGCCTTTTTGCGCCAGGGCGCGCTGGACGTGGTGCGGGCCACGGGCAAACTGGCTGCGCTGGAAGAAAAACTGGCCCACGAAGAAGGCGTCACCACGCCCACCTGCGCCATGGGCCACACCCGCTGGGCCACCCACGGCGTGCCCGCCGAACGCAACGCCCACCCCCACCGCTCCAACGATGGGGCCCTGGCCATGGTGCACAACGGCATCATTGAAAACTACCTGGAAATCAAGGCGGACCTTACGGCCAAAGGCTACACTTTCAGCTCTGAGACGGACACCGAGGTGCTGGTCAACCTCATTGCCGAGCGCCGCAAAACCGAACCAGACCTGTTGCACGCCTTTGCCGCGGCCCTGCGCGAGGCCCACGGGGCCTACGCCGTGTGCCTCATGTGCCGCGATGAGCCCGGCGTCATCTACGCCGCACGCATGTCCGCCCCGCTCATCTTCGGCCTGGGCACGGGCGAGCACTTTGTGGCCTCGGACATCCCGGCCTTTCTGCCTTACACCCGGCAGGTGATTTTTCTGGAAGACGGCGAGCTGGTGCGCGCCACCGCCGCGGACTATGCCGTCCTCAAACTGGCGGACCTGCGCCCGGTGCAGCACGAGGTGCAGACCATCCAGTGGGACATGCAGGCCGCGCAGAAAGGCGGCTACCGCCACTTCATGCTTAAGGAAATTTTTGAACAGCCCCGCGTGATCACCGACGGGCTCACGGGCCGCGTGAGCGCCGACCACAGCGCCGTGCGCCTGGCGGAGCTGGACGCTTTGCCCGTGCCACGCCGCCTGCACATTGTGGCCTGCGGCACCTCCTACCACTCCGGGCTCTGGGCGCGGCACTTGCTGGAACCTTGGGCCGGCGTGCCTGTGCAGGTGGAAATCGCCTCTGAATTCCGCTACCGTGAAAGCCTGCTCCTGGACAAGGACGACATGGTGCTGGTCATCAGCCAGAGCGGCGAAACCGCCGACACCCTGGCCGCCCTGCGCCGCGCGCGGGAATGCGGGGCCACGGTGCTGGGGCTCTGTAACGTGGTGGGCTCTTCCATCGCGCGCGAGGCTTCGGCCGTGCTCTACACCCAGGCCGGGCCGGAAATCAGCGTGGCTTCCACCAAGGCCATGTGCAGCCAGATGCTCATGCTGGCCCTTATGGCTCTGTACTGGGGCCGGCGGCAGAACACCCTGCCGCTGGAACAATGCCGCGCGCTGTTGCGCCAGCTGGAAAATCTGCCCGCCATGCTGGACGACGCCCTGCCCGCCATGCACGCCACCGCGCGCGAACTGGCCCGCAAGTACGCCCAGGCCCGCAACTTCTTTTACCTGGGGCGCGGCCACTGCTACCCCCTGGCCCTGGAGGGCGCGCTCAAACTCAAAGAGCTTTCCTACATCCACGCCGAAGGCTATGCCGCCGGCGAAATGAAGCACGGCCCCATTGCCCTCATCGACCCGGCCTTCCCCACCTTTGCCCTGGCCCTGGACGACGGGCTGCTGCCCAAGGTAGTTTCCAATATGGTGGAAGTGCAGGCCCGTCAGGGCAAGGTCATTGCCCTGACCAACCCCGGCGTGGAGCCGGAGGCCGAGGACGTCTGGCGCATCCCGGCCCTGCCCGCGCCTCTGGCCGGCTTTATGGCCCTGCCCGCCCTGCAGCTCTTCAGCTATGAAATGGCCGACTACCTGGGCAAGGATGTGGACCAGCCGCGCAATCTGGCCAAGAGCGTCACCGTGGAGTAA
- the eno gene encoding phosphopyruvate hydratase → MSSIASVFGREILDSRGNPTVEVEVTLESGHSARAAVPSGASTGSREALEMRDGDKKRFGGKGVTKAVEHVNSEIADALTGMDVLRQVQIDNTLIDLDGTDNKSRLGANAMLGASMACARVAAEYLGLPLYKYLGGINAKVLPVPMMNIVNGGAHAPNNLDIQEFMIMPVGAMTFRDSLRMGAEIFHTLQAILKKDGHVTSVGDEGGFAPNLKNHDEAFTYIIKAIEEAGYNPGREVALAIDAAASEFYKDGAYVLAGEGKTFNNAEMSQWLAEFADKYPLISIEDGMAEGDWDGWGMLTGALGDRIQLVGDDVFVTNPAILAEGIDAGVANAILIKLNQIGTVTETLDTVEMAKEASYSTVISHRSGETEDSFIADLAVGLNAGQIKTGSLCRSERMAKYNQLLRIEEELDEDAEFFGPIMAEYYLQEGGDE, encoded by the coding sequence ATGAGCAGCATCGCCTCGGTTTTCGGCCGTGAGATTCTTGATTCGCGCGGCAACCCCACTGTGGAAGTGGAAGTGACGCTGGAATCGGGCCACAGCGCCAGAGCCGCCGTGCCTTCCGGCGCGTCCACCGGCAGCCGCGAAGCGCTGGAAATGCGCGACGGCGACAAAAAACGCTTTGGCGGCAAGGGCGTGACCAAGGCCGTGGAGCACGTCAACAGCGAAATTGCCGACGCCCTCACGGGCATGGACGTGCTGCGCCAGGTGCAGATTGACAATACCCTCATTGATCTGGACGGCACGGACAACAAATCCCGCCTGGGGGCCAACGCCATGCTGGGGGCCAGCATGGCCTGCGCCCGCGTGGCCGCGGAATACCTGGGCCTGCCCCTCTACAAATATCTGGGCGGCATCAACGCCAAGGTCCTGCCCGTGCCCATGATGAACATCGTCAACGGCGGCGCGCACGCTCCCAACAACCTGGACATTCAGGAATTTATGATCATGCCCGTGGGGGCCATGACCTTCCGCGACTCCCTGCGCATGGGCGCGGAAATCTTCCACACCCTGCAGGCCATCCTCAAAAAGGACGGCCACGTCACCAGCGTGGGCGACGAGGGCGGCTTTGCCCCCAACCTCAAAAACCACGACGAGGCCTTCACCTACATTATCAAAGCCATTGAAGAAGCGGGCTACAACCCCGGCCGTGAAGTGGCCCTGGCCATAGACGCCGCGGCTTCAGAATTTTACAAGGACGGCGCTTACGTGCTGGCCGGTGAAGGCAAAACCTTCAACAACGCCGAAATGAGCCAGTGGTTGGCCGAGTTTGCCGACAAATACCCCCTTATCTCCATTGAAGACGGCATGGCTGAAGGCGACTGGGACGGCTGGGGCATGCTCACGGGCGCTCTGGGCGACCGCATCCAGCTGGTGGGCGACGACGTTTTCGTCACCAATCCGGCCATTCTGGCCGAGGGCATTGACGCGGGCGTGGCCAACGCCATCCTCATCAAACTGAACCAGATCGGCACAGTCACCGAAACCCTGGACACGGTGGAAATGGCCAAGGAGGCCTCCTACAGTACGGTCATCTCCCACCGCTCCGGCGAAACCGAAGACAGCTTCATTGCCGACCTGGCCGTGGGCCTCAATGCCGGGCAGATTAAAACCGGCTCCCTCTGCCGTTCGGAGCGTATGGCCAAGTACAACCAGCTGCTGCGCATTGAAGAAGAGCTGGACGAGGACGCCGAATTCTTCGGCCCCATCATGGCGGAATACTACCTGCAGGAAGGGGGGGACGAGTAG
- a CDS encoding type III pantothenate kinase — protein MGCELLLFDIGNTSVKIGLADARRVVASYTLHTDVGQTADNLGLTLLPLLQHAGVTPGQLVGCVASSVVPGFDPLLREAVARYLDRPLHRVGKDLPVPLENRYERPCEVGADRLVGAYAARRLFPEVPSILVVDFGTAVTLDCVSGDAYLGGLIFPGPRTALAALSGAAAKLPRINLDVRATEPSPGRNTSTSMRHGLVFGFASMVEGLVQRLKRQLSGPVKVLGTGGFADAIARVSPVFDQVAPMLLLEGLRRLYYEQRDTLDR, from the coding sequence ATGGGGTGCGAACTTCTGCTGTTTGATATCGGCAACACATCGGTCAAAATCGGCCTGGCCGACGCGCGTCGGGTGGTCGCCTCCTACACGCTGCACACGGACGTGGGGCAGACGGCGGACAATCTGGGCCTGACGCTTTTGCCCCTGCTGCAGCACGCAGGCGTGACGCCGGGGCAGCTGGTCGGCTGCGTGGCCTCTTCGGTGGTGCCGGGTTTTGATCCCCTGCTGCGCGAGGCCGTGGCCCGCTACCTGGACCGCCCCCTGCACCGGGTGGGCAAAGATCTGCCCGTGCCGCTGGAAAACCGCTACGAACGCCCCTGCGAGGTGGGGGCCGACCGTCTGGTGGGCGCTTATGCGGCGCGGCGGCTGTTCCCTGAAGTTCCGTCCATCCTGGTGGTGGATTTCGGCACGGCGGTCACCCTGGACTGTGTGAGCGGCGATGCCTACCTGGGCGGCCTGATTTTTCCCGGCCCGCGCACGGCCCTGGCCGCGCTTTCGGGCGCGGCGGCCAAGCTGCCGCGCATCAATCTGGACGTGCGCGCCACAGAGCCCTCGCCGGGCCGCAACACCAGCACCAGCATGCGACACGGGCTGGTCTTCGGCTTTGCCAGCATGGTGGAAGGGCTGGTCCAGCGGCTCAAGCGCCAGCTGTCCGGCCCGGTCAAAGTGCTGGGCACGGGCGGCTTTGCCGACGCCATCGCCCGTGTGAGTCCGGTCTTTGATCAGGTGGCCCCCATGCTCTTGCTTGAAGGGCTGCGCCGCCTGTACTACGAACAGCGGGACACGCTGGACCGCTGA
- the folD gene encoding bifunctional methylenetetrahydrofolate dehydrogenase/methenyltetrahydrofolate cyclohydrolase FolD, which produces MILIDGKATAAALRAELAEAVAAARSDGARAPGLAVILVGEDPASQVYVRNKERACAEAGIVSFPHHLPAQTSQADLLALIRACNADANVDGILLQLPLPGGLDAQACLLAIDPDKDVDGFHPMNVGRLSLDLPGFVSCTPAGVMELLRRYELPTAGQRAVVVGRSNIVGKPLAMLLSRPGPYGDATVTVCHSRTPDLAAQCRQADFLFLALGRPRSITADMVREGAVVIDVGINRTPEGLCGDADFTAVSKKVRAITPVPGGVGPMTIAMLLANTVQSWRQRLSL; this is translated from the coding sequence ATGATTCTGATTGACGGCAAAGCAACGGCGGCGGCCCTGCGGGCCGAACTGGCCGAGGCCGTGGCCGCGGCGCGGTCTGACGGCGCGCGCGCGCCAGGCCTGGCGGTGATTTTGGTAGGCGAAGACCCGGCCTCGCAGGTCTATGTACGCAATAAGGAGCGAGCCTGCGCCGAGGCGGGCATAGTTTCCTTTCCGCACCATCTGCCCGCCCAGACCAGCCAGGCGGACCTGCTGGCCCTGATCCGCGCCTGCAATGCAGACGCCAACGTGGACGGCATCTTGCTGCAGCTGCCCTTGCCCGGCGGCCTGGACGCCCAGGCCTGCCTGCTGGCCATTGATCCGGATAAGGACGTGGACGGCTTCCACCCCATGAATGTGGGGCGGCTTTCCCTGGACCTGCCGGGATTTGTTTCCTGCACGCCCGCCGGGGTCATGGAGCTTTTGCGGCGCTACGAGCTGCCCACGGCGGGTCAGCGGGCCGTGGTGGTGGGGCGCTCCAACATCGTGGGCAAGCCCCTGGCCATGCTCTTGTCCCGCCCCGGCCCCTACGGCGACGCCACAGTCACCGTGTGCCACTCCCGCACGCCCGACCTGGCGGCGCAGTGCCGGCAGGCGGACTTTCTGTTTCTGGCCCTGGGTCGGCCGCGCAGCATCACCGCCGACATGGTGCGCGAGGGCGCTGTAGTTATTGACGTGGGCATCAACCGCACCCCGGAGGGCCTTTGCGGCGACGCGGACTTTACCGCGGTGAGCAAAAAGGTCCGGGCCATCACCCCGGTGCCCGGCGGCGTGGGGCCCATGACCATTGCCATGCTGCTGGCCAATACCGTGCAATCCTGGCGGCAACGCCTTTCCTTATGA
- a CDS encoding SurA N-terminal domain-containing protein produces MLEYIRSNAQSFGVKLVFGVIILVFVFWGVGSFSDKGGRNLAATVNGEPITARDFEMAYRNAEESLLRNNPGLTREQLKAQQLGRQVLRDLVTQSLLRQEAARMGISVSPLELRLAVGQIKAFQNDKGDFDPAAYKRVLQAQRLSPADFEQETSADLLRRKLFALVTAGAWTDPAEARQRYNFLRQKRTVDYIFLPASNFMDKVKPTDAQAQAYYEAHKAAFAVPAKVKAAYIRVRPQDLVNPENIDAAAARRWYDANSARFTQEEQVKAAHILVPLAEDAPQAEVRKAQETAASIEKELAAGKSFAAVADAHNGPNAAGPGGELGWLKRGATVKPFEDAAFALAPGQVSAPVRSPFGLHIIKVEEKKSGGVTPFEKALPDVRRFMAAEEGADKLHDVLDSLIEDNILGKPLAASARRFGLTAEETDLAAATELEKTLGVKPDAAQTLVNMPAGAPLDTALEAGDAYVVARVLAAEPAATESFDKVKDKIFAALTEEQALATALQAAAERRKELRDGPLNPTFKQGLGARTPAPLERGGALEGFAPEPALAEAVFSAPVDAWLPTAYAVQNLKEGKGALLAHVAAVLPPDVKEWETVKDIMQSAVTRERSEGLFEVFMQRLLVNAKIEVNNPDLVDRKNM; encoded by the coding sequence ATGCTCGAGTATATCCGTTCCAATGCCCAATCCTTCGGCGTCAAACTGGTCTTCGGCGTCATCATTCTCGTCTTCGTCTTCTGGGGCGTGGGCAGCTTCAGCGACAAAGGCGGCCGCAACTTGGCGGCCACAGTCAACGGCGAGCCCATTACGGCGCGGGATTTTGAAATGGCCTACCGCAATGCGGAAGAATCCCTGCTGCGCAACAACCCCGGCCTCACCCGCGAACAACTCAAGGCCCAGCAGCTGGGGCGGCAGGTACTGCGCGACCTGGTGACGCAAAGCCTGCTCAGGCAGGAGGCCGCCCGCATGGGCATCAGCGTGAGCCCCCTGGAGTTGCGCCTGGCCGTGGGCCAGATCAAGGCCTTCCAGAATGACAAGGGCGACTTCGACCCGGCGGCCTACAAGCGTGTGCTGCAGGCCCAGCGCCTCAGTCCTGCGGATTTTGAACAAGAGACCAGCGCGGACCTGCTGCGCCGGAAGCTCTTTGCCCTGGTGACGGCCGGGGCCTGGACAGACCCCGCCGAAGCCCGGCAGCGCTATAACTTCCTGCGTCAGAAACGCACGGTAGACTATATCTTTTTGCCCGCGTCCAACTTTATGGACAAGGTCAAACCCACCGATGCCCAGGCTCAGGCCTATTATGAGGCCCACAAAGCCGCCTTTGCCGTGCCCGCCAAGGTCAAGGCGGCCTATATCCGCGTGCGGCCCCAGGATCTGGTCAATCCTGAAAACATTGACGCGGCCGCCGCCCGCCGGTGGTACGACGCCAATAGCGCCCGCTTTACCCAGGAGGAGCAGGTCAAGGCCGCCCACATCCTGGTGCCCCTGGCCGAAGACGCCCCCCAGGCCGAGGTGCGCAAGGCGCAGGAAACCGCGGCTTCCATAGAGAAGGAGCTGGCCGCCGGTAAGAGCTTTGCCGCCGTGGCCGACGCCCACAACGGCCCCAATGCCGCCGGTCCCGGCGGAGAACTGGGCTGGCTCAAGCGCGGCGCCACGGTCAAGCCCTTCGAGGATGCGGCCTTTGCCCTGGCCCCCGGCCAGGTCTCTGCCCCTGTACGCAGTCCCTTCGGCCTGCACATCATCAAGGTGGAAGAAAAAAAGTCCGGCGGCGTCACCCCCTTTGAAAAAGCCCTGCCCGATGTGCGCCGGTTCATGGCTGCCGAAGAGGGCGCGGACAAACTCCACGACGTGCTGGACAGCCTCATTGAGGACAACATCCTGGGCAAACCCCTTGCGGCCAGCGCCCGGCGCTTTGGCCTCACCGCCGAAGAAACGGACCTCGCCGCCGCGACGGAGCTGGAAAAGACCCTGGGCGTCAAGCCCGATGCGGCCCAGACCCTGGTCAACATGCCGGCTGGCGCGCCCCTGGATACGGCGCTGGAAGCGGGCGACGCCTATGTGGTGGCCCGAGTGCTGGCGGCCGAACCGGCCGCCACGGAATCCTTCGACAAAGTTAAGGACAAAATTTTTGCCGCGCTGACGGAAGAGCAGGCCCTGGCCACCGCCCTCCAGGCTGCGGCAGAACGCCGCAAAGAGCTGCGGGACGGCCCCCTCAACCCCACCTTTAAACAGGGTCTGGGGGCGCGCACCCCCGCTCCGCTGGAACGCGGCGGCGCGCTGGAGGGCTTTGCTCCAGAGCCGGCTCTGGCCGAGGCCGTCTTCAGCGCCCCTGTGGACGCCTGGCTGCCCACGGCCTATGCCGTGCAGAACCTCAAAGAAGGCAAGGGCGCGCTGCTGGCCCATGTGGCCGCTGTACTGCCGCCCGACGTCAAGGAATGGGAAACGGTCAAGGACATCATGCAAAGCGCCGTCACCCGCGAACGGAGCGAAGGGCTGTTCGAGGTCTTTATGCAGCGCCTGCTGGTCAACGCCAAAATCGAAGTGAACAATCCGGACCTGGTGGACAGAAAGAACATGTGA